In Camelina sativa cultivar DH55 chromosome 17, Cs, whole genome shotgun sequence, the genomic stretch aacaaacacgTCCTAATTCTATACCTTATAACAAATATCAAGGATAGGTCCCTTTACTGTGGTCCTTAATTTTATACGAGAAGGCATGaacatatgttttttatatacagaaaattttcagttttagttTACAAATATGAAGCTAATCATTAGTAAAACATATGAATAATGCATTAGAGCACGATTTGGGTGCTATTGAAACAACTTATAAAATCAATACtaacaaaactaaccaaaaaaggTTTGGTAAAACATAATATGTCCTAATCAAGAAGACTTGAAACaataaacaattacaaataacaataaataagaTTATGTCAAAAGTGGGAGTTGGCGAAGTAGAATGGTGGGTTTCCGCCATTTACGACGGGTGTTAGGTGAGATACTGAGATGAGCTTCACTCAGCCCTCATTGAATCTCTATCTATTTTTAACCTCTCTTCATtcagtattttttgttttttttactgcttcaaataTGTACAAATATACacacatgtttttttaaaaaatataacaaaacattCGACCAACTTTTATAACAAAACTAAATCTTGACCAATGACCATGACCATCATACTAATTAATAAGTACAAGACGACGACCAACAccttgtttatattattataaagacTCTACGCGGTTAACAAAAATATTcgatttatttttacaaaacgTTGTTGTAACAAAACAGTTGTTTgttttccaatttttatttttatgtatttaatacGCTTCCATGATTTGATCAACAATTATATTTGGATAACAAAAAATTCAAGtttactaaaacaaaactaggatttaacccgcggtacaccgtggtacaatatttttaattttaaaaatttaaaatttatattgtatttatttttattttattattatttattaatttttaaaatataaaattttacaggtatctaatataagtattcaaagtataggatttttgtagtgttttcaaggttttaaccgtgtggtatatgtatagtctagtaatacatttatcaaCTAGTAAAATCTAAAagtgtttgaaaaaaaataattccacttaactccctatatgggattaatgcgtctcaccaaaattaaaataagtttttgcgtaaaaaaaatcaaaataagttttttatcaaatttaattatgttaattgttttaccaaattagcatatttttatagtttataatttttccatgtcaatatatatagtttatgataattaatagaatttttttttgtaattcctcaaaaaataaaagataaaccaaattatatggggattttcaatatatttaatgtgacattttataattggattttcggtttatgaaatttattaatgttaatataattatggagattgtaaactttttttatggaaaatctgttgtatatcatttaaatttgagagattctagtatccataaaaatagttttggagatttaatgggttaaaactttaatgatagagttttttttggaaaaatcggaatgtataaatgttattaaaattttatggcaataaacgtaacaaatgttggtcaatttaagaaagtttagtatttaagtttctctgcaatattatttatggaattgttttaggagttaatattgtaaaaaaaaattaaataagtaaaacttaaagggtataaaccaaaatgtacttaaaaatattaatatagatatatattttttatataacctaTGTTTGATACTTTACGTAATATTCAGTCACTaaaaaaagttacatttttgtggaattaataaataatttattaaaagattttataatacAAATGAGTCTTCCCTAACTCCAATAAACTACTATATGAAACAAGCTTTAAACAAATTATAGATTTGTAAACCTacgaaaattttgattaaaaaaatgatcaaaatttCTCACCGAACATTAGCGGCAAACACATGCCAATGCTAACCAAATACGTTTCCGGTTACGGACACGTTAGCCGGTTATTGTCCACGCGAAATTGACCTATTTACCCTTCTAACAATCCCAAAATACGAATTACCAAACTACCCTCACAAGTAACATACCTACCACAACTACACATTTAGGCTTCTTCTCTCATTCACcaaacaccaccaccaccaaaaaaGACCATCTCCAAGCTTCGTCTATAAAACCCTTAAATTCTCATCTTAACTCTTCTCAGGTTTCGTGTAacatctctctcacacacacaccaCATTTGTCGAAATCTCAACACCAAacccaattataaaaaaaaaaaaaactttgttttaatcAAAGTATACGAAAATGGCGCTTATGAACGGAAGCATGAATCTAACATCGGTCAAACCATCGATGATCAACCACCGTTCCTCCGCCGTCCAAAAACCCACATCCTTCCGGATCTCCGCCGTACAAACCGACCCAAAAACGTCATCGGCGGCGACTCCGACTCCGGCAGCGTTGACGAAGACCGTTGGTGTTAATGTGGGTAAAGGTAAATGGGCACCAGAGAGCTGGAGGAACAAGACGGCTTTACAACAACCGGAGTATCCAGATTTGGCTGAGCTCGAAGCCGTGCTTCAGACGATCGAAGCTTTTCCTCCGATCGTGTTCGCCGGAGAAGCTAGATTGCTCGAGGAGCGTTTAGGACAAGCTGCCATGGGTGAAGCGTTTCTGTTACAAGGAGGAGATTGTGCTGAGAGTTTCAAAGAGTTCAATGCCAATAACATTCGTGACACTTTCAGGATCCTTCTTCAGATGGGTGCTGTGTTGATGTTTGGTGGCCAAGTCCCTGTTGTTAAggtaaagattgaaactttttgatttgattaagataaagtttggattttttttgtttgtgtattgaGATTTGAGTAATTGTTATAGGTTGGGAGAATGGCGGGTCAATTTGCGAAGCCGAGATCGGATTCGTTTGAGGTGAAAGATGGAGTGAAGTTGCCGAGTTACAGAGGAGATAACATTAATGGAGATGCGTTTGATTCGAAATCGAGGATCCCTGATCCACAGAGGATGATTAGAGCTTATTGTCAATCTGCTGCTACTTTGAATCTTTTGAGAGCTTTTGCTACTGGTGGTTATGCTGCTATGCAGAGAGTTACTCAATGGAATCTTGATTTCACTGAACGTAGTGAGCAAGGAGACAGGTAACAAAAACACATTAAAAGCTTTAAGGAACTGCCATAAAGTTAGATGCTTGAGATTGTTTCTGTCTAGTGGATGCAAGTAGTCATGACTAAGATACtattgtttggttgtttggttGTTATGAGTAAGAATCAGTCAGGCCTAGATTAGGATATTCATAGTACTGACTACATCCTTATTATTGCTTTTGTTGGTTTATATTTGATTCAGTGCTCACTTTTTGTATACCTAACTTTATTTAGCTATTTGGTATGCAACTAGTTAGGTCTACTTTATGGAGTtggatgcaaaaaaaaagttttaagaagTTTTTCCCTTTTAAGTAGCTGAGAAGCCTAATCATTGTTTCAGCCTTATTGAGTAAATGTAGGGATATTTCGCTATTTTTTGTCTACATTTTGGGCATGTTTGATGATGATATCTGTTATTTTTGGGTTGGCAGGTACCGTGAACTAGCTAACCGTGTTGATGAAGCGCTCGGTTTCATGCACGCTGCTGGACTAACGCTCGATCATCCCATAATGCAAACAACTGACTTCTGGACTTCCCATGAGTGTTTGCTCTTGCCTTATGAACAATCACTAACAAGGCTTGACTCGACCTCTGGTCTCTACTATGATTGTTCTGCTCATATGATTTGGGTTGGTGAGCGAACCAGACAGCTTGACGGTGCCCACGTTGAGTTCTTAAGAGGTGTTGCTAATCCTCTTGGAATCAAGGTTTGTTTTTAAActcttattcttctttcatCAAGGTTTTAGTTTTACCCTAGTGAGACTGATTGAGATCTTTGTGATGGTGTTTAGGTGAGTGATAAGATGGATCCAAAGGAGCTAGTGAAGCTTATTGAGATCTTGAATGCTGACAATAAGCCTGGAAGGATTACTATAATCACAAGAATGGGAGCAGAGAATATGAGAGTGAAGCTTCCTCATTTGATCAGAGCTGTGCGACGCGCTGGACAGATTGTGACTTGGGTCAGTGATCCAATGCACGGAAACACTATTAAGGCTCCTTGTGGTCTAAAGACTCGTCCCTTTGACGCCATCTTGGTACGTTTTATAAAACACTCCCTATTGGTTACAACTTGTTATACTGTTTAGGTTCTTTTCATCATTGCAAGTGGtagaaatagaaataattttgtttttttccaaagtATTTTAGTATATGATGATTATGGTAGTAGGTGAGATAGCGAAAGGTTACAAAAAATCAGAGTTTGGTTGGGCCAAAGTTGACACAACTGCTTTTTTCAAGTTAGGTGGTGGTCCtaagaagtttaaaaaaatgaaactactAAAATATAGCTCATAATTGTTTGATTTCGATAATTTGTTTCTCTAATTAGTAGAAATACTATCAAAGCAAATGAGTTATTCTTGTACATTTGATAATAATATAGGCTGAAGTGAGGGCGTTCTTCGACGTACACGAGCAAGAAGGGAGCCACCCGGGAGGAGTTCACTTAGAGATGACTGGTCAGAACGTGACCGAGTGCATCGGTGGTTCACGCACAGTCACCTTCGACGACTTGGGCTCACGTTACCACACTCACTGTGACCCCCGTCTTAATGCTTCACAGTCTCTCGAGCTCTCCTTCATCATCGCCGAACGTCTTAGAAAGAGACGCATCAAGTCTCAACAGGCTTTTTCCGTCTAATCAAATAAACTTGTGCTTATAAGTAATATCTATCTATCTACATataaatgtgtgtgtgtgagaacTCAATACGATCccattttatcttttgattcaAATCTTGGGTCAATAGAACgcttaaggttttgttttttaatgttgttAGTGAGTATTACTTCCATTTtggatttaataaaattatggacGGTTGAATTTTACTAATGTTGTAAACAGTTTTGTGTATATTGAACTAAATGTTTGGGTTTTAATCCTAACcacttaaacaaaagaaaacaaaactaaaacaagtttgTGTTTGCAATTTATTTACCAAGTAAGAGATGCACGTCATAGTCAAGATATGATCTGGATTCTGGAACAATCATTCATTTGGAGACAAAGTGGAGGCCAAGTCTCTTAAAGTCCAAccatagaaaattattttatttggaacCCTCCCGAATGCTTGTGATAAGAGATCTGCTGGGGCCTAGAATATGGTAGCTTGCTAGAATATTCAAAGTACGACATACTATATAAGAATTAAGAAGCAAAGATTACAAAGAGGTTgtcacatataaaaaaaaaatagcaaaagaaaaaccaCCAGACCCAAAAGCAGCAGAAgttaataaaaacgaaaaacacCAACgatgaaaggaaaaaagaaacactaGTTAATGTTTGGAAGCAGCCCGGTCGTTGGCGAAGGCAGAAAGGTTGGAGACAACATGAAGGTCGGGAAAGTTATATTGGTCGGTGAATAGGGCCAATCCAGGAGAATGCTCTCCCTTTGAAGATCGTTCAAAGGATCGTTGAGCCAGTCTAGATTTATTAACGGTGAAGTCGCTGGAACCAATGGTTGAACGTTCTCCAGTTGTTGATCGTTCGTAGAATTGGGCAAGTCTTGACTCCCGAACAATGAAGTTGCCGAAACGTTCTCAAGTTGTAGATCATTGGAAAAATGGGGCCACTCTTGACTCCATAACGAGGAAGTCACAGGAGCTGGTGGTGGAACGTTCTCCTCTCGTATATCACTGAGAGGATTGGGAAAGTCTACACTCCACAACGGTAAAGTCTCTGAAACTGGTTGAATTGGAGGCGACAAGGCCGAAGAGAGTAGACCGTTCGGAGCACTTGGCATGTCTAATGATCCGGTCGGTGCACTCGTTGGAACCGATGGTATTGGACTGTTCTTCAATAGATTGATAGAAGACCTATACCATTCTAAAGATCCGACAGGTGCACTCGTCGGAATTGGTGGTGGTGGAATGTTCTCTGATCCTTGATCGTTTCGAGAATCTGGCAAAACAGGaaccggtggtggtggtggtggaatgCTCTCACGTTGTTGGTGCACATCACCATTTGGGACCAAAGAAGCCAACGGAGACCACAACCCAGAGAACTGTTCCTGGTTCGTATCGTCTTCCATCAGATTATTCTCAAAGTTCTTCAAGGTAGCAGCCATCTTAGCTTCCCTCGCTTCTTTCTCTCGAGGCAAAACCGGTGGCGGAAACAATGGTTGGGACAGTAGAGACGGCCGAGACGTTCGAGACCAGGATGCAACAGCTGAGGTGGTCACGTCAGTGAGGAATGGATTATGTACAGTAGTCGTATGAATGATACTTGGCCGGCGATTGTCAACAGTAAGTGGTCGAGGACGGAACATATCGAGATGACGTTTCTGAGGACAGCCGGTGAGGCGAAGAACCGTCTTCATAAAATAGTTTTTATCGATTTTGATGATCTGCGCCCCAACATTCTGAGGTATCCGTCTTGTATAATTATAATACTCACGGTCACGGATACGTGTCTGATTTGAACTCTCTGGGGTAGGTTTCCGTTTTGAACGTTCACAAGTAGGTTTTGGACTTGAAGGTTCAGGGGTAAGTTTCCGTTTTGAACGTTCACGGGTAGGTTTTGGTCTTGAACGCTCAGGGGAAACAATGTTAGCTTGGTTCTGGTCAAGATCCATTGGGAAGTAAATTGGTAATTATGGCTTCTTTTTTTGactttctcttatttttccTAATTTGCTTATGTCTTCCACTCACAAATTTAATaggaatatataatatatgttcttCATATCTATCTAGGAATTCATTAATTAGATTCCCATAAAAAACATGATTTGTAAAATGTAATAAGTGGTCTGGATAGCAAGTCAATgatcttttgtattttatatattttaggtaatcttttaaatttgataaattgtatattaaatattttagataatcTTTTAAATTGAATTAAGAGTCAGATCCGCGCAAAATTACACGTGAAGACTTGAATTATTTGTATctaattgtattatttttaataaatataaattgtatattcataaattacaatgtttatttatttcacataaagttaaaattttcaattattaaatgagcttttaaattttcattgttTGGCAtatcattaaagaaaaaattaaagttacTTGTTTACCATAAACTACAATgttgaatagatttttttggaaatgtgttaatatgtatatacatataaacaagATACAAAAAGTAATCAAATGTTTACAAACAGTACATATAAACAAGGTATTATGAAATTTCTGTAAACGAGTAACGATTAAAATCTATACTATGAAAGTTGCTTAACTCTCTTTATATGAGTGACATGCTAGCAGTGGAGAGAGTGTCACATGTCAACCCAAATTAAAAGCACCTAAACTAAAagcaaacatatttaaaattaaagaggaaTTTGAAACATCTTCCATGTCTTTTATTCCTTTTCATATGAAACAACCGCACCCGGATTCCTAATCCTCATACCAGACACACGGGAAACAATCTCActggaaccccataattccgacaAGACAACCGGCGTTAACCGCTTCTTACAAAAAGTTCCACAAATACTAGCTAAAGCAAACTATTTCATACTCTGCAGCTACTAATAGTAATCATACAAACGTACTTCAGCTCCACAagcattttacatttatagacTCTGATTACTCCTCCAACTGGCCACTTCGTGATCCACCCGAACAAACCACTTAAGCATATAttccaaacaccacctcatctagttactgagtcgcacaaccaaccacccctagcgaccgagtaacaagagaggtgggctggaatactttATTCTGTCCAGCCACGGAAAACACTTCTCCGATGAATCCATCAATTCACCGTCTTAGCTTTAACCCGACACTCTTGAGCTCTAAATTGGTTCTACAACCACAATGACCTTGCTCCATAAGCTTACGGAGGTTCCAGCTCAAACCGAACTTGTTGGTTCAACCAACAACACAACTCAACATAATTCAATCCATACAAAAGATTATGTAATTactcaaataaaacacaaactaaccgtTAGAAACGCAATCCCACCGTTCAATACCTAGCCAGTAGTTTAATGCAGCTATGTACCAAATTTCGTGGAGATCAAACAAGTTTTGATTTCCCATTCGAGGCCTACACGAACTGTTTCTAGGCTTCTAGATCTGCAATTACTGGACCAGAAAGAAACGTCCATAACCTCCTGATTATAACCCCAAATCAAGCTCCGTCAGCAGCTATAGTTTCTAGAATGAGAGACCTTTCTATAGACTCTTAAATCGTGAGCTGATTCCATCTGGTTAGACGGGAATCATCCTCGCAAAACCGGAACTCGGAAACGCACATGTTCCATACTTAGCATAAATTGCACCATTTAGCAGCAGTCACCTTTCCAGCAATTACTTGTCCAGGAAGTCACGAGCATAACTCCTTCAATTTAGCTCTGAATAACAATCCGCCAATTGCTATGCACTCTTGGCTTGTTGGAGATCACGCCAATAACATCATCTTTCCAAACCAATGTCGGATCCGGCACCGACGAGCCTCCAAAGTCGGCTCCTCCACACTGCCTTTATCTCCAACCTTCTTCCACTCTCTTACTCTTCTTCAGTACTATTTACTCCGGCCTTGTTCTTCCACCACCAAAGAAGCTTCCCACAGCCATGGTAGGACTAACCAGATCCATCAATGGTTTGCACCATCTCCGGAACGTaacttctctctcctctcatcatggctctctctctcttctcttcccctTTCCCTCACTTTTCTATAACGACCACATCTCACTGAAAACTGTACCACAACAACCACAAACACTCACGATAACCTAATCGGGTTTGGTTTAATAACAACTTCtaaaccaaccaacaaaactCACGAACCACCTCCACTACACGACACATGAACATCAGTCACACAAGTCTACGACCCTCAATTCCACGACAAATAAGCTTCCGGTTCTAGACTTTCATTATGCAGAGATTTCTAGTTCATGTGATTTATGCTCCTGATTCAATATTcaacacaacaaaccacaaCGACAACACAATCGAGCTAAGCCAGTTACCTTTCTCGGCATCACCGATTTACTCTCCGGTGAAAACGTTACACACGATGGCACAAGCTGTACGCAACGAGGGTCAGTCTCGATCCCCTCTTCATCACACGCCAACACCACCTCGCCCCTCTCTCCTCTCACGACCCATAGTTTAACTCTTTCTCTAACCCCAAAACCGAACTCATCCCTTCTCTTCCTCTTACCACCATcgagcttctctctctccttccatCTCTATGGTGGCGACGACCATCGACCCCACGTGAGGAGAAGAAAAATAGGCGTAGACCGTTTTTTAAAGGGAACGATAGGGTTTCCTTGGTTTAATtcgattaaaccaaaatttagcTAAACCAgttctaatttaattaataactcAACCAACTTAATAaaccaactaaaattaaaccgGTTTCACTCCAATTCCCGACATACACACAAATTTTTCCATTTATTTCGGGACACGGGTGTTACATCATAtcacaaaaaatttcaatatttatataagaaatctAGAGAGGTTTAGAACATGTTGATGTATTCTTTAAGTaagtagatgcatcaccaaagaaaaaaaaatatattgagagTAAAACTAAAGATTTGTTTTGtcctcttagaataaaccatgATGATATGAACATATGGTTTAGGCGTTAGAATTGTCTCAACAATTTGAAGGGTTACAGTAGTGACTGGGAATTTcgttaatattgtagagaaattcatgaaagtgtgttcttagagaaataaaaaaaaaattttgtcaaCTATtaggccacaactggccggcccattagccaaattcctacattcgtagagaaataaatttttatacatgaaaaaaaatcagagttttgttcactatcgaATGAAAGATAGTTAAATCAATGATATAATGTTGGTTGAGGAaaatacaaagagaaaaaataaggaaattaaattaaattttagagttatattcaagaaattgaatagCTAGCAGGAAGGAAAGTTGTCCATCTTAACCATTAAAGAGTTAACTAAGCTGCATGaaaatctttttgataaaagagaatttgagaatCCCATAGTATCTAGTTGAGAAgcttaaatacaaaaatatttaaatacctaagttttagacaagaattgtaggatgtttaaa encodes the following:
- the LOC104756590 gene encoding phospho-2-dehydro-3-deoxyheptonate aldolase 1, chloroplastic-like, which translates into the protein MALMNGSMNLTSVKPSMINHRSSAVQKPTSFRISAVQTDPKTSSAATPTPAALTKTVGVNVGKGKWAPESWRNKTALQQPEYPDLAELEAVLQTIEAFPPIVFAGEARLLEERLGQAAMGEAFLLQGGDCAESFKEFNANNIRDTFRILLQMGAVLMFGGQVPVVKVGRMAGQFAKPRSDSFEVKDGVKLPSYRGDNINGDAFDSKSRIPDPQRMIRAYCQSAATLNLLRAFATGGYAAMQRVTQWNLDFTERSEQGDRYRELANRVDEALGFMHAAGLTLDHPIMQTTDFWTSHECLLLPYEQSLTRLDSTSGLYYDCSAHMIWVGERTRQLDGAHVEFLRGVANPLGIKVSDKMDPKELVKLIEILNADNKPGRITIITRMGAENMRVKLPHLIRAVRRAGQIVTWVSDPMHGNTIKAPCGLKTRPFDAILAEVRAFFDVHEQEGSHPGGVHLEMTGQNVTECIGGSRTVTFDDLGSRYHTHCDPRLNASQSLELSFIIAERLRKRRIKSQQAFSV
- the LOC104756591 gene encoding serine/threonine-protein kinase ste20, translated to MDLDQNQANIVSPERSRPKPTRERSKRKLTPEPSSPKPTCERSKRKPTPESSNQTRIRDREYYNYTRRIPQNVGAQIIKIDKNYFMKTVLRLTGCPQKRHLDMFRPRPLTVDNRRPSIIHTTTVHNPFLTDVTTSAVASWSRTSRPSLLSQPLFPPPVLPREKEAREAKMAATLKNFENNLMEDDTNQEQFSGLWSPLASLVPNGDVHQQRESIPPPPPPVPVLPDSRNDQGSENIPPPPIPTSAPVGSLEWYRSSINLLKNSPIPSVPTSAPTGSLDMPSAPNGLLSSALSPPIQPVSETLPLWSVDFPNPLSDIREENVPPPAPVTSSLWSQEWPHFSNDLQLENVSATSLFGSQDLPNSTNDQQLENVQPLVPATSPLINLDWLNDPLNDLQRESILLDWPYSPTNITFPTFMLSPTFLPSPTTGLLPNIN